The nucleotide window GTGAATGAGGCTTAATTATGGTCCATTGATTCCGCTTCATTCATTTCATTCTTGTATTCTTCAAGTCTTTCTTGAGTCGGCTTGAGGCTCATCAAGTAAGCAACAAGATCATCCAATTCCTGATTGGACAGATAATCAAACGAAGGCATGATTGTGCCTGGGCTTGTTGATTGGGGATCAATCAAGTGCTGGCGCTGCCAGTCTTCGTTATATTTCAAGCCAACCCACATCAAATCCGGGCCTGTACGGTTCGATCCCAAAAGATGGGGCAAATCATATTTGTAGTCGCCGCCTTTTGATACAGGGCCAAGATTTTGATTTGTATCGGCAGGCAAGGCTCTGACGAATTGAGTGTGGCAAGTCTGGCAGCCATTCTGGACATATACTTCTCTTCCTCTTGCTTCAGCAGAATCTTCTGCATAGTTGCGAAGCTCACCGCTCGCGGTCGCAGAGTTGATTTCCTGGTCGAAGAGGGGAAGGATGACCGTTCCGGCTACACCGAAAGTCCATAGAATTAAAGCAACGATTAATACAGCTGATGGTTTACGTTCCAACGTGTTCCCTCCTCATTAAGCAGTAGCAGCTTGCTGCTGTGCTTGCTGTTTTTTCTCAAGTTTTGCAAGTTTAATAGTTTTATACATATTCCATGCAAGGAAGAACTGAGCTACATACATCATTGTTCCACCAATTGCGCGGCCTTGTACGTAAGGCTCCATCATCAATACAGTCTGCAGGAATGGAACACCTTCGATCCAGGCGAATCCCTGTACAACACCTGCGATCCACAATGAGAATGCGAATACCAGGAAACCAACCGTAGAGAACCAGAAGTGAGCTTCCATTGCTCTCTTGCTGAACATTTCGCGTCCTACGATTTTAGGAAGGATGTAATAGAGTGCTGCGAAAGATGTGAATGAGAACGCACCGAAGGGTCCCATATGAGCATGCCCGACAGTCCAGTGAGTGAACTTAATGACTGAACTTACTGATGGAAGGGCTTGCAATGGTCCCTGTAGACATGCGAACAGGTAAAAAATTGTACCTGCCACTGTGAAACGAAGCGGTACACTTGATCTTGTTTGTGACCAAGAACCTTTCATCGTTCCCCAGAAGTTGGCTAGAACGTCCCAAACAGGAATCAATAGGACGATGGAGGGAATGACCCCCGCTTTCGAGATCCAGCCTGGGATTGGTCCGTTCATCAAGTGGTGAGGACCATTCCAAACATAGAAAGTGGCGATTGCCCAGAAACCAATCATGGATAACTGGTGGCTGTATAATGGACGTCCTGTCAATTTAGGCAGCAAGTAGTAGATCTGTCCGACACCGACTGTTGTCATCCAAAGGCCGATTGCGTTATGTCCAAGGAACCAGCCCATCAAACCTTGCTGTACTCCACTTGGAATCCATTGGGCCGGGAAGTTTCCGACAATCCAAGTCAATGGCAGCCATAGCAATGAGCCAAGGAAATACCATAGGCTGACATAAAGCATTTTTTCCTGGCGGCGTCCAACTGTTTTAAAAAGGTTATAAGCAACAAGTCCAATTGCGACAAGAAGCTGAACGTCTACCCATAATGGAAATTCTCCATATTCGATGACCTCGGTTTGGCTAAAAAGCAATGCGAAGAATCCTTCTAAAATGACGATGTTATAAAATACTAAAGCGAAATTCCCGAGTTTCTCGCTATAAACCCTCGTTTTAGAAAGCTTAGGAATCATGTAGAACATGGATCCCACATAAGCCATTGATAACCAAGCGTAGATAACGAGCATTACGTGCGCCGAGCGAACATGCCCATAAGTTGTCCAGCGATTGTTCAATAATTCTGGCCAGATTTGTTTTGTTGCAGTAAGAAGTCCCATGCTCATGCCGATGATGATCCAAAAGACAGCAGCGATGAACCAATTCTTGGATGAACTCCATTTTTCGTCTGTAAACATCTTGACACTCCCTTGTTCATAAAATAAACACAAACATTTCACGATTTCTTCACAATCTGCTATGTTACATGATACATCCCATAGAGAATTAAATTTATTCAAGTTTTTTATAGCCTTATCCAATTGTTTTATACGACCTGCCTAATTGGAAAAAATCTAGCCTTATTTACAATTTTGGCAAAAAAAAACAGAACGAAAAAATTTCGTTCTGTCAGAGATTATTCGTTTTGTTCTTCTTTTTTATTATAATTTTTGCGCAGTGTATCAAGGACGAAGATAATCAGGATAGGGACTCCGATATAATAAAGCAAATCGAAGTAAAAACCCAGGGATTCATGTTCCATTCGTTTACCTCCCAAATTAATTTGAACACATTGTAATCTCAAAGTTTTTTTTTTACAACCCCCTAATATATACTCTGGACGGTTTCCGGAATTTCTGTTAGAGTAATGCGATAGTATAGGACAATTTTCAAAAAGGGGGTGCAATTATGGTACCTGGAGCTTGGCTCTTACTCATGGTTATGTTCGCATTCACTGCTTCAGCAGGGATTGTCTGGGCTTGGAGCAAGAAAAACCGGCTTTACGATGAAAGTGTAAAATATCGAATGCTTGATGAAGAATGATCAAACCTGGATTCACAATCTTTACAATCTGCTAATTATAAAGATATATTTTTTCCAGGCTTCTGTTTAACTTTACTATCCCACTATTGCTACTTCAAACTCCAATCACTGTCGATCTCTGATTCGACTTGCTGATATTTCATGATTTTACTATTCCAAAAAACTACTTTCTTCTATATAAAGATGTCGCCAACCTCACGTCTTTTACATTTACCTAGATTGATCTAACACAAATTCAGTTCAACAATTCAACAGCGACTCATAGGATGTTATTATCTGCGTACTAATGACGATAAGAAAGTCATAAAAAATTCATAATTAAGGTTGACAAAAGTATTAATCTTTTATAATATATACCCTGTGAGGTATTTAACAACGTAATCACGTTACAAAAGATATTATATTTTTTTGCAGTCATAAATACCCGTTGCGGTAATTAAAGAGGGGATGAGAGATAATGGGAGAACAGAAAAAAACCACGATTATTTTATTCAGTGGAGATTATGACAAAGTCATGGCTGCTTATATCATTGCTAATGGTGCTGCTGCCTATGATCATGAAGTGACAATCTTTCACACATTTTGGGGATTGAACGCTCTTAGGAAAGATGAGCCAATCCAGGCTGACAAAGGCTTCATTGAGAAGATGTTTGCCAAGATGATGCCAAGAGGCGCGAACAAATTGGGATTATCAAAAATGAACTATGCAGGTTTCGGTCCTAAAATGATCAAGGACGTTATGAAGAAGCATAATGCCATGCCGCTTCCAGACTTGATTGACATGGCAAAAGAACAGGATGTTAAGCTTGTTGCCTGTCAAATGACAGTAGACTTATTCGGTCTTACGCAAGAAGAGATCATGGAAGGCGTAGAGTTTGCTGGTGTAGCTGCTTACCTGGCTGATGCTGAGAACGGAAACGTCAACCTGTTCATCTAATAGATACTAAAATTGGAGGTCTACAAATGGAATCTGTAAAAACAAATTTCACAGTCGACGCAAAAGGGCTTGCGTGCCCAATGCCGATTGTCCGAACCAAAAAAGCAATTAACAATTTAAATCCAGGCGAGGTTTTAGAAGTGCTTGCAACGGATAAAGGTTCTAGGGCGGATATCCAGGCTTGGTCTAAAAGCTCAGGCAATCAGTACCTTGGAACGATTGAAGAAGGCGCCGTTCTTAAGCACTATATCCGCAAAGGCGGTGCAAGTGAAGAACAGGAAGAAACAAAATATCCAAACATTGTTTCAAACGACGATGTTGTAAAAAAGCTTGAAGCAAATGAGGATGTTGTTGTCCTTGATGTAAGAGAGCCAGCTGAATATGCGTTTGGACATATCCCAAATGCTGTATCTATTCCATTTGGGGAACTTGAAAATCGACTTGAAGAACTTGATAAATCAAAAACAATCCTTGTTGTTTGCCGCACAGGCAACAGGAGTGACATGGCATCCCAGACACTTACTAGTAAAGGCTTCGAGAAAGTCTGGAATGTAGTACCAGGCATGACTGATTGGAATGGCCCAACTGAAAATAAGGTTCAGTAATTATTTTTTGGGAAAAATTATACCCTGGGAGGTAAAGTGATTTATGAAAGCAATGACGTCTAAAGAAGTAACTACAAAAGTATTCAATAAAGAATCATTCTTCATCTTAGATGTACGTAACGAGAGCGACTTCAGCGACTGGAAAATCGAAGGCGAAAACTTCGAATACCTGAATGTTCCTTACTTCGATCTTCTTGACGGAGTGGAAGAAATCCTAGATCAAGTACCAACTGATAAAGAAGTTCTTGTTGTCTGTGCAAAAGAAGGTTCATCAGTAATGGTTGCTGAAATGCTTGAAGAAGCAGGCCGTGAAGTATCTTACCTTCAAGGCGGAATGAAAGCATGGAGCGAACACCTTGAGCCAGTCAAGGTTGGCGATCTTAAAGATGGAGGAGCCATGTACCAGTTCGTCCGTATCGGTAAAGGCTGCCTATCTTACGCAGTTGTTTCAAACGGTGAAGCTGCTTTGATCGATGCTACAAGAATGACTGATGTGTATCTTGATTTCGCTAAAGAACATGGCGTTCAAATCAAGCACGTATTTGATACTCACCTGCACGCAGACCACATTTCCGGCGGCAGAAAAATCGCAGAAGCAACAGGTGCCACTTATTGGCTGCCACCGAAAGACGCTGATGAGGTTACATTCAGCTATCAGCCACTAGAAGATGGCAACCTTGTAAAAATCGGTGAAACAAACATCGACATCAATGCACTTTACACTCCAGGCCATACAATCGGTTCTACATCCTTTGTGGTAGATGAAAAATATCTTCTTTCTGGGGATATACTATTCATTGACTCAATTGGACGCCCTGACCTGGCTGGTAAAGCAGAAGACTGGGTAGCAGACCTGAGAAACTCTCTTTATACTCGTTACAAGCAGCTTTCTGATGAGCTCGTCGTTCTTCCTGCACACTTCATGATCATCGACGAGTTAAACGAAGATGGCAGCGTATCTGAAAAATTAGGTACACTATTCGCGAAAAACCACGGATTGAACATTGAAGACGAAGCTGAGTTCAGAAAACTGGTCACTGAGAATCTGCCACCGCAGCCGAATGCATACCAGGAGATTCGTGAAACAAACATGGGTAAAATCAACCCGGACGATGAAAAGCAAAGAGAAATGGGAAATCGGGCCAAACCGCTGTGCGGTAAGATAATTCAATTAGGAAAACATTACTTTTTTAACAACCAAGGAGGATTTTAACATGAATGTAGCAAAAGTATTAGACGCAAAAGGACTGGCTTGTCCAATGCCAATCGTCAAAACGAAGAAGGCAATCACTGACCTTCAATCTGGAGAAGTATTAGAAATCCATACAACTGACAAAGGCGCTGTAAAAGATTTGGCGGCTTGGGCACAATCCACTGGCAATGAACTTCTGAATCACGAAGAAGAAAACGGTGTGTTCAAGTTCTGGATGAAGAAAGCGTAATTGAAAAAGGGGGAGTTTGTCTCCCTTTTCTTTTGGTTTTTAATAGATTTTTATTATTCCTTAACCAACAAAGTTTTTTTATAAGGAGGAAGCCTAATGGATTTGACTTTTCTTATCGTCATATTTTTAATTGGTTTTATCGGGTCTTATATTTCCGGGATGGTTGGAATCGGCGGTTCAATCATTAAGTATCCAATGCTATTATATATACCGCCATTGTTCGGCATCGCGGCATTCAGTGCCCATGAGGTTTCAGGTATCAGTGCGGTCCAGGTATTCTTCGCCACTATCGGCGGTGTCTGGGCATACCGTAAGGGCGGGTACTTAAACAAGACATTGATCATTTATATGGGTTCAGCAATCCTTGTTGGTTCATTGATCGGAAGCTACGGATCCCGCTTCATGTCTGAAGGCGGCATCAACCTTGTTTACGGTATCCTTGCCTTGATTGCAGCTGTTATGATGTTTATTCCGAAAAAGGGCGTAGATGATATTCCGCTAGACCAGGTAACTTTCAATAAATGGCTTGCAGCATTCTTCGCATTTATTGTTGGGATTGGAGCAGGTATCGTAGGTGCAGCTGGTGCATTCCTGCTCGTACCAATCATGCTAGTTGTGTTGAAAATCCCTACTCGAATGACAATAGCAACATCACTTGCCATTACATTCATTTCTTCAATTGGATCCACAGTAGGTAAACTTGCCACGGGACAGGTAGAATTCTGGCCAGCATTGATCATGGTTGTAGCGAGTCTAATCGCATCACCACTCGGTGCCAATGCAGGTAAGAAAGTAAATACGAAGATCCTTCAGTACATTCTTGCAGTATTGATTTTGGGTACTGCGATTAAGATTTGGATGGATATCCTGTAGGATATATTTAAACAAGACTTCGCTCCTGCGAAGTCTTGTTTTTTTAGATAAAAGGTAGGAAGTCTATAGCTGTCAAGAAAACATCGTTATTGTGACAGGTTTCAATTGAAGAGCCTAATCATGTGGCATACAATGAAGCAACAGGCTATGTTCCTGTGCTCGTATTGCTGGCTAAATATCCTGACGGTGATGAGCCGGTTGGTGACATGCCAGGACAAGTGCCTGCCGAGTACCACACAGGTTCTTACTACTTCTGGAAGGGCTATGGTGCAACACCGGCTGATTCTGGTATTCACGTAACGGACATCAAGGAAAACGAAGATGGCTCAATCACAGCTAAGTTCTTCTATAACTTTAATTCTAGTATGAAGTAAATACGAAAAAACTGAGCAAGGATTACATTCCCGCTCAGTTTTTTTCATTTTTAAAAGGAACAAAAACATCAACATGTCCAGGTAGGACTTTGGCATTGAAAGGCAATGGATCGCCTTCTTCACCGTCGATGTTCACCACATGCTGTTTGTCAGAAGTTACCTTAAGGAAGGAGGTCCGGATATATTCAACTTCTTCACTTTCCTCCAATTCACCCTTCAGAAGCGATGGGATGAGTGACGCGATTTTCGGGACGGACATCTTCTTGATTATAAAAGCATGGAACTTTCCATCATTCACGCTTGCTTCGGGGGGCCAGATCTTCAAACCCGCCGACAGAATTCGTGAGGGAGGCGATCAACAGGAACGTATGCCCTTCCCATCTACCGTTTTCGTGTTCGACACATAAATCGATTGCCTCTCCATGTAAGAAAGATTTTGCCCCTTCCATAAAGTAAGCAAGCGAACCAAGTCTGGTTTTTAGTTCAGGGCTTACATTGTAAGAAGCTTCTGCAAGGGCCCCTAATGCTATAACATTGGCGAAATAATTCTCATTGATTTTACCTATATCCACAGGCTTGAGGTTTTGCTCAGCCAGAATTGAAATGGCTTTATAGGGATCAAGCGGAATACTGAGTGCCCTGGCAAAATCATTGACCGTTCCGAGTGGGATGATGCCGAGAGCAGGCCGGTGGGCTTGTTCGGCAAGTCCATTAATGGCCTCGTTGATTGTCCCGTCTCCCCCCATTGCAATGACCGCATCGTATAAACCAATGCAGGCCTCAGTAGCAAATGCAGAAGCGTCGCCTTCTTTCTCGGTTCTCCGTATATCGATAACATCGTACCTATCCTGTAAGGTTTCCTCTATTTTTTCAGCGTAGTCAGTCGCTTTTTCTTTTCCTGACGATGGATTTAATATAATCATGGCTTTCATCCCGCTAACCTCCCAAAAAAAATGTTTGCAAAACATTTAAAACTAACAATATCAACCCTATTATTTACCTTTAAATGAATGGCTATAAACCGCGAGCGCTGGAGTGAAAGTCATCCTTATGCCCAAAATGAAAAACAAAGAAAAACAGCGATTCAGTAAGAGAAACGAAGATTTGTCATCAATATTGGATTAAATTGAATAAAATGAGTCATTTTTGGCTTCCTTTTCGTGTTTACAATGGAATGCCGCAGGAGTATGATTACAACAGTTTCAGATTTCTGAACGAAAATTTAATGAGTTTCATATTTCTAAATCGCTGAATCCGATTGGAGCGGGGGAACCAACTTTGTGGAGGCAATCCACTTGGGGTGAGGCCTAATATTAGGCGGGGCTATTCTGAGCCCTAATCCGACAGCTAACTCCGTAAGCGTTGCAGAAGAGGAAGATGAAGCTTGTGCGACGAGAATTTTGATAAGTCCACAAGGCTGCAATCTTTTAGCCTCTGGGGGCTTTTTTGTTTTGCTGTATTTTAGATATGTCGCCTATTTTAAAATTCCAGTATGAACAAAATCCCTGAATAGAAATATTAGACGCATAATTCCTCATACTAAGGAAAGAAGGAAGGATCATGCGCAGGAAAATATTTTTTAGGCTGGACCCACCGAAAGTTCTTGTCTTTGGGTTTGGAGCAATTATTTTCTTAGGGACACTGTTGCTGTCATTGCCATCTTCAACAGTAAATGGGAAAGGACTTCCGTTTTTGGATGCATTGTTTACTGCAACCTCCGCAACATGTGTAACAGGGCTTGTCGTAGTTGACACCGGTGATACCTTCACAAGATTCGGGGAAATGGTCATCCTTTCGATGATTCAGATTGGCGGATTGGGTTTCATGAGTTTCGCCACTTTATTTGCATTTATTTTAGGAAAAAGAATTTCATTTAAAGAAAGGCTGATCATCCAGGAATCATTGAATAACGCGACTGTAGAAGGGATTGTCAGGCTTGTCAAACGAATCTTTCTTTTTACAGCGGTGATCGAGATTGCTGGTGGAATCATTCTTTCACTGAGGTTTTCACAGGAAATGGCTGCAGGAGAAGCGATTTATTTTGGTTTTTTTCATGCCATTTCTAATTTTAATAATGCTGGATTTGATTTGATGGGTGGATTCAACGGGCTCACTGCCTATGCTGAAGACCCGATTATCAATCTCACCATGATTGCTCTTATTAGTTTAGGAGGGATTGGGTTCATCGTCATGAATGAGCTGTTTGAATATCGAAGCACGAAAAGAATTTCCCTGCATACAAAAATCGTCTTATTTGTATCGGGAGTTCTGGTATTCGGAGGAGCTCTCCTGATTTTCATTCTTGAATTTAACAACCCATCCACCTTGAAGCCGTTAACAATGACTGGTAATATATTTGGTGCAATTTATCAGGCTGTCACCCCAAGGACAGCGGGATCCAATACATTGAATATTCCGGACCTGAAGCAATCGACCTTGTTTTTCATTATTTTCCTGATGTTTGTTGGGGCGTCTCCAGGATCGACAGGCGGCGGGATTAAAACAACGACATTTGCCGTCTTGATCGGTGCAGTCAAGTCACAAATTCGCGGCAGGGAGGATGTCACTTTTTTTGGCAGAAGAATGGAGCATAGCATCATTTCCAAATCATTGACGGTTACAATGATTGCGCTTTTTTTAGTGATTTTAATTACAATGATGCTGACCATCACTGAACCAGGAAAAGATTTTTTGATGATATTCTTTGAGACAGTCTCAGCCTTTTCAACAGTAGGACTTTCAATGGGCTTGACGCCAGAACTGTCATCATACGGAAAAATATTAATAACGATTACCATGTTCGCGGGCAGAGTTGGTCCGCTAACACTGGCATTTGCAGTAGCGAAAAGAAGAAAAGAGGATCATTATCGATATCCGGCTGGGAAAGTGATGATTGGGTAGGAGGATGTTTTTTATGGCAAAGCAATACGCAGTAATCGGCATGGGCCGTTTCGGATCAAGTGTAGCGACGACTTTATACAATGAAGGAGTCGAAGTGTTGGGGATTGATAAAAGTGAACAACATATTGAGGACTACAAAGAACATGTCACTCATGCAGTAATCGGTGACTCAACGGATGAGCAAACATTGAAGGCAGTAGGGATAAGGAACTTTGATACTGTCATTGTAGCGATTGGGGATGACATTCAGGCTAGTATCCTCACGGTACTTATTTTAAAAGAGATGGGAGTTGCCAATGTCGTTGCCAAGGCTCTTAACAAACACCATGCGCAAGTATTGTTCAAGGTAGGAGCCGACAAGGTCATTTTCCCGGAAAGGGATATGGGGGAGAGAGTCGCCCATCAGCTGATGGCATCACCAAATGTTTTGAACTTTATCGAGCTCTCCGATGATTACAGTATTGAGGAAATAAAGCTTCCTATGAGCATGGCTGGAAAAAATTTGATTGAAATCAATCTGCGTGCTAAATACAATATCACAGTAATTGGCGTTAAAACTGCCAACAAGGTCGACATCTCTCCAGATCCTGAGAAAACGCTGAGAGCAGAGGATATCTTGATTGTACTTGGCGAAAATGGCGACTTGAACAGGTTTACGAAAATTAAATAATGAAAAATCGAAGCAGGCTGTTTTGCACAGTCTGCTTTTTCTATCCTTGAGTAGTGAGAAAATTAACAAAAGATAGACTTTCTGTATACCCGTAAACAATAAATGGCTATGGTCGATGAAATACATATAAATGATGAAAAGGGAGCATGACATCTAGATGAAACCAATTATGAATATGCTTGTAATCTTATTATTACTGATTGGCACCCTTGCTGGGTGTGCAAACTCGGAACGGAAAGTGAAAGAAAGGGTCAATATCGGCATAATGTTGTCTGACGTCGGACTTGGAGACCAATCTTTCAGTGATTCGGCTTTTGCCGGACTGGTAAAAGCGAGAGACGAGCTTGATATTCTATTTGATTATAGAGAACTTCAGTCTGTAGGTACTTATGAAAAAGGGTTCACTGAGCTAGTAGAAGAAGGAAATGATATTGTCATCGGGTTGGGCTTCATGGTTCTTGAGGATCTGGAGAAAGTAGCTGAAAAATATCCTGAACAGCAATTTATCCTGGTTGATTCTGTATCACAATTGGATAACATCACCTCCATTACTTTTAAAGAAGAACAAGGCAGTTTCCTCGCGGGTGCCTTGGCTGGAATGGCGTCAAAATCAAATGTCGTTGGATTTGTAGGCGGAGCGGATGTTCCGCTGATCCGCAAGTTTAAAGCTGGATTTGAACAGGGAGTAAAGGCTGTGAATCCGGAAGCAGTGGTCAAAATTGCATACGCAAATGATTTTGGCAACGCAGAGCTTGGAGGAAAGATTGCTTCAGGAATGATTGAGGAAGGTGCGGATGTTCTATATGCTGCGGCAGGTTTTACGGGTGTCGGTGTATTGAAGGAAGCACAATCCAAGAAAAAGTTTGCTATTGGTGTGGATAGTGACCAGTACTTTTTTGCCGAAAAAGCCATCATTACCTCGATGCTGAAAAATGTCGATGTCGCGCTTTATGAAACAGTCAAGGAGTTTCAGACGGAAAGTAAGCTTAAAGCAAAGCAAATCGAATTAGGCATAAATGAAAAAGGTGTCGGGCTTGCGCCTATCAGGGTGATCAAGCTGACGCCAGAACAGGAAAAAAGCTTAAAAGACCTGGAAGCTAAACTATCAAGAAATGAGCTTTCAATACAGCTAGATTAACAAGGTGCAACTGGGGGAGCCGACATGACAATAAAAAAGAAATTACTACTTAACTTATTACTTGCGATTGGGTTATCGATTGTGATGATCTCATTCATTATCTACAGGATGCTGATGGTCCAGGCATCCAACCAGGATTACGTACAGGTCCTGCTGACAGTGCAGAATCTTCAGTCCGAAACATCTGCTGCGAAGCAATCCCTGAGCAATTTTTCGTTCAACCCTACCGAAGGGAACAGGCAGGATGCTTTGACAAAAATGGAGAATACTTCCCAAATTTTCACGAACGCCAAAGGTTTGATTCAACAGGATGATAGCAAAAATGTTTTAAACAAGGCTTTTGAAAAGTTCACTGCCTTGGAAAGTGAAGCTAAAAAAGCACTTGATGAGAATAATAGTGCGGAAGTGAAGCGCCAGTCCCTGCGCATTGAAGGAATCCTGAATGATCTTCACCTGTTGAATATACAGGTCAATGATTATTACGATTTGATGCAAGAGGACCTGGATAATCAGATCCAATTCATTATATTGTCGGCAATCATAGGCAGCATTCTGCTTGTGTTAGTTGCCGGAGGAATCGGAATCAGGCTGACTAGTTCGATCACCAAGCCATTGAAGCAGATTGCTATAAATGCACAGGAAATCGCCAAAGGAAACTTGATGATTAAAAAAATTTCTTATAAACATAATGATGAACTGGGAACTTTGAATGAGTCGTTTGATCTGATGGCTGCACAATTGACAACCTTGCTGCAAAAGGTGAATATGGCGAGCAAGGAAGTAGAGCATTTTGCAGAAGGAATTGAGCAGGAAAATATCGCATTGACCGAAATCTCCAATCAAGTCGCTGTCTCAACGGATGAGCTGTCTGCAGGGGCACAAACCGTTTCAGAAGATTTGCAGCAATCAGTCGAACTGATAGAAGATATGGATAAAGAAATTATGCTTAACCTGGACCATACCCAGGAATCGTCTTCTTACAGCTTGGAAGCTGTGCAAGCAATTGGCGAAGGAAGAAGGGCTATCGAAGGACAAAAAGCCTTGATTTCGGAAAACAAGGACGCCTCCCATTCGATCCAGTCGGCAACAGACCAATTTG belongs to Mesobacillus subterraneus and includes:
- a CDS encoding cbb3-type cytochrome c oxidase subunit II; the encoded protein is MERKPSAVLIVALILWTFGVAGTVILPLFDQEINSATASGELRNYAEDSAEARGREVYVQNGCQTCHTQFVRALPADTNQNLGPVSKGGDYKYDLPHLLGSNRTGPDLMWVGLKYNEDWQRQHLIDPQSTSPGTIMPSFDYLSNQELDDLVAYLMSLKPTQERLEEYKNEMNEAESMDHN
- a CDS encoding cbb3-type cytochrome c oxidase subunit I, coding for MFTDEKWSSSKNWFIAAVFWIIIGMSMGLLTATKQIWPELLNNRWTTYGHVRSAHVMLVIYAWLSMAYVGSMFYMIPKLSKTRVYSEKLGNFALVFYNIVILEGFFALLFSQTEVIEYGEFPLWVDVQLLVAIGLVAYNLFKTVGRRQEKMLYVSLWYFLGSLLWLPLTWIVGNFPAQWIPSGVQQGLMGWFLGHNAIGLWMTTVGVGQIYYLLPKLTGRPLYSHQLSMIGFWAIATFYVWNGPHHLMNGPIPGWISKAGVIPSIVLLIPVWDVLANFWGTMKGSWSQTRSSVPLRFTVAGTIFYLFACLQGPLQALPSVSSVIKFTHWTVGHAHMGPFGAFSFTSFAALYYILPKIVGREMFSKRAMEAHFWFSTVGFLVFAFSLWIAGVVQGFAWIEGVPFLQTVLMMEPYVQGRAIGGTMMYVAQFFLAWNMYKTIKLAKLEKKQQAQQQAATA
- a CDS encoding DsrE/DsrF/DrsH-like family protein, which produces MGEQKKTTIILFSGDYDKVMAAYIIANGAAAYDHEVTIFHTFWGLNALRKDEPIQADKGFIEKMFAKMMPRGANKLGLSKMNYAGFGPKMIKDVMKKHNAMPLPDLIDMAKEQDVKLVACQMTVDLFGLTQEEIMEGVEFAGVAAYLADAENGNVNLFI
- a CDS encoding sulfurtransferase TusA family protein, with the protein product MESVKTNFTVDAKGLACPMPIVRTKKAINNLNPGEVLEVLATDKGSRADIQAWSKSSGNQYLGTIEEGAVLKHYIRKGGASEEQEETKYPNIVSNDDVVKKLEANEDVVVLDVREPAEYAFGHIPNAVSIPFGELENRLEELDKSKTILVVCRTGNRSDMASQTLTSKGFEKVWNVVPGMTDWNGPTENKVQ
- a CDS encoding sulfurtransferase TusA family protein gives rise to the protein MNVAKVLDAKGLACPMPIVKTKKAITDLQSGEVLEIHTTDKGAVKDLAAWAQSTGNELLNHEEENGVFKFWMKKA
- a CDS encoding sulfite exporter TauE/SafE family protein, which produces MDLTFLIVIFLIGFIGSYISGMVGIGGSIIKYPMLLYIPPLFGIAAFSAHEVSGISAVQVFFATIGGVWAYRKGGYLNKTLIIYMGSAILVGSLIGSYGSRFMSEGGINLVYGILALIAAVMMFIPKKGVDDIPLDQVTFNKWLAAFFAFIVGIGAGIVGAAGAFLLVPIMLVVLKIPTRMTIATSLAITFISSIGSTVGKLATGQVEFWPALIMVVASLIASPLGANAGKKVNTKILQYILAVLILGTAIKIWMDIL
- a CDS encoding diacylglycerol/lipid kinase family protein: MKIWPPEASVNDGKFHAFIIKKMSVPKIASLIPSLLKGELEESEEVEYIRTSFLKVTSDKQHVVNIDGEEGDPLPFNAKVLPGHVDVFVPFKNEKN
- a CDS encoding diacylglycerol/lipid kinase family protein, translated to MKAMIILNPSSGKEKATDYAEKIEETLQDRYDVIDIRRTEKEGDASAFATEACIGLYDAVIAMGGDGTINEAINGLAEQAHRPALGIIPLGTVNDFARALSIPLDPYKAISILAEQNLKPVDIGKINENYFANVIALGALAEASYNVSPELKTRLGSLAYFMEGAKSFLHGEAIDLCVEHENGRWEGHTFLLIASLTNSVGGFEDLAPRSKRE
- a CDS encoding TrkH family potassium uptake protein, with translation MRRKIFFRLDPPKVLVFGFGAIIFLGTLLLSLPSSTVNGKGLPFLDALFTATSATCVTGLVVVDTGDTFTRFGEMVILSMIQIGGLGFMSFATLFAFILGKRISFKERLIIQESLNNATVEGIVRLVKRIFLFTAVIEIAGGIILSLRFSQEMAAGEAIYFGFFHAISNFNNAGFDLMGGFNGLTAYAEDPIINLTMIALISLGGIGFIVMNELFEYRSTKRISLHTKIVLFVSGVLVFGGALLIFILEFNNPSTLKPLTMTGNIFGAIYQAVTPRTAGSNTLNIPDLKQSTLFFIIFLMFVGASPGSTGGGIKTTTFAVLIGAVKSQIRGREDVTFFGRRMEHSIISKSLTVTMIALFLVILITMMLTITEPGKDFLMIFFETVSAFSTVGLSMGLTPELSSYGKILITITMFAGRVGPLTLAFAVAKRRKEDHYRYPAGKVMIG
- a CDS encoding potassium channel family protein encodes the protein MAKQYAVIGMGRFGSSVATTLYNEGVEVLGIDKSEQHIEDYKEHVTHAVIGDSTDEQTLKAVGIRNFDTVIVAIGDDIQASILTVLILKEMGVANVVAKALNKHHAQVLFKVGADKVIFPERDMGERVAHQLMASPNVLNFIELSDDYSIEEIKLPMSMAGKNLIEINLRAKYNITVIGVKTANKVDISPDPEKTLRAEDILIVLGENGDLNRFTKIK
- a CDS encoding BMP family lipoprotein, with product MKPIMNMLVILLLLIGTLAGCANSERKVKERVNIGIMLSDVGLGDQSFSDSAFAGLVKARDELDILFDYRELQSVGTYEKGFTELVEEGNDIVIGLGFMVLEDLEKVAEKYPEQQFILVDSVSQLDNITSITFKEEQGSFLAGALAGMASKSNVVGFVGGADVPLIRKFKAGFEQGVKAVNPEAVVKIAYANDFGNAELGGKIASGMIEEGADVLYAAAGFTGVGVLKEAQSKKKFAIGVDSDQYFFAEKAIITSMLKNVDVALYETVKEFQTESKLKAKQIELGINEKGVGLAPIRVIKLTPEQEKSLKDLEAKLSRNELSIQLD